The proteins below are encoded in one region of Nitrospirota bacterium:
- a CDS encoding GTP-binding protein has translation MAKAKYERRKPHVNIGTIGHVDHGKTTLTAALTKVSADKGMAKFISY, from the coding sequence ATGGCGAAGGCGAAATATGAGCGGCGGAAGCCGCATGTGAATATCGGGACGATCGGGCACGTGGACCATGGCAAGACGACGTTGACGGCGGCCTTGACTAAGGTCAGTGCGGACAAGGGCATGGCCAAGTTCATCAGCTAC